The Fusobacterium sp. JB019 genome has a segment encoding these proteins:
- a CDS encoding GntR family transcriptional regulator, with translation MEYHNNLPIYVQIKDLIKKDIVKKKILLGEKLPSTREMALKLKVNPNTIARVYKELEQEKITFTKRGLGTFITEEEVILNELKNIMANKIIEDFFNGMYDLGYSKEEILEMLK, from the coding sequence ATGGAATATCATAATAACTTGCCAATATATGTGCAAATTAAAGATCTTATAAAAAAAGATATTGTTAAAAAGAAAATTTTGTTAGGGGAAAAACTTCCTTCAACAAGAGAAATGGCATTGAAACTTAAAGTTAATCCTAATACAATAGCTAGAGTATATAAAGAATTAGAGCAAGAAAAAATTACATTTACAAAAAGAGGACTAGGGACATTTATAACAGAGGAAGAAGTAATTTTAAATGAGCTAAAAAATATTATGGCAAACAAAATAATTGAAGATTTCTTTAATGGTATGTATGATTTAGGATACAGCAAAGAAGAAATACTAGAAATGTTAAAATAG
- a CDS encoding ABC transporter ATP-binding protein has product MLLEIKSLEKGFFKKKVLDDFNLEIKKGYIYGLVGPNGSGKSTFMKILAGLVQKTKGEIYFKGEKYNLKTRYNISYQPTEDYFYKWMKVEDAINFYKDFYSDFDKEKALGITEMMQLEFNQKISSLSTGEKVRLKVALALSRNVPLYLLDEPLNGVDPISREKIVEVISGELNQDKTIIISSHLIKEFETILDRVLFLKDGKILLNEDCEELRFERNMSINDLYKEIYD; this is encoded by the coding sequence ATGTTACTTGAAATTAAGAGTTTAGAAAAAGGATTTTTCAAGAAAAAAGTTTTAGATGATTTTAATCTTGAAATAAAAAAAGGATATATTTATGGATTAGTTGGTCCAAATGGAAGCGGTAAATCGACTTTTATGAAAATTTTAGCTGGTTTAGTTCAAAAGACAAAGGGTGAAATTTATTTTAAAGGTGAAAAATATAATTTAAAAACAAGATATAATATTTCTTATCAACCAACAGAAGATTATTTTTATAAATGGATGAAGGTTGAAGATGCTATTAATTTTTATAAAGATTTTTATAGTGACTTTGATAAAGAAAAAGCACTTGGAATAACAGAAATGATGCAATTAGAATTTAATCAAAAAATATCTTCTTTAAGTACAGGGGAAAAGGTTAGATTAAAGGTAGCACTAGCTTTATCAAGAAATGTTCCTTTATATCTTTTGGATGAGCCTTTAAATGGGGTGGATCCAATTAGTAGAGAAAAAATAGTTGAGGTAATTTCTGGTGAGCTAAATCAGGATAAAACAATTATTATATCTAGTCATTTAATTAAAGAATTTGAAACTATTTTAGATAGAGTTTTATTTTTAAAGGATGGTAAAATTTTATTAAATGAAGATTGTGAAGAATTACGTTTTGAAAGAAATATGTCTATCAATGATTTATACAAAGAAATATACGATTAG
- the dnaN gene encoding DNA polymerase III subunit beta — translation MRFKVNREEFASVLSDFLLILKENPIKPIIVGLKIEVTNEEIILTGTNLESTLIKRVPGEILEEGTIIIKPQLMLDYIKLLEIQDLEIYSNNNSLFVHQAEFVTMDTEEYPKITEYLPIEVCKYNSDNFSKALEKTKFSAYQTADNLALNCVRVIFSQEKTEFVSTDSYRLTYLKETVKAIMNKEFSIPLESVNALMKLLKDIDKEVTVGFSDKYLLFTWENNYYATRIIELPYPDFNQILGYDSFDKFLEFNTSEYKSALKKVLTVARTSYDKKYGAIFDFKGKMLKIESQSGRGKTVQKVNMLKDGEDFKGSLNIKFILEFLNNISKNLVIKATNSSSMFKMEEFENEDYIYILMPLALRD, via the coding sequence ATGAGATTTAAAGTAAACAGAGAAGAGTTTGCAAGCGTACTTTCAGATTTTTTACTAATATTGAAAGAAAATCCAATTAAACCAATAATAGTTGGATTAAAAATAGAAGTTACTAATGAAGAGATAATACTTACTGGGACAAACTTAGAGTCTACATTAATTAAAAGAGTACCAGGAGAAATATTAGAAGAGGGAACTATAATCATTAAGCCTCAACTTATGTTAGATTATATAAAACTTTTAGAGATCCAAGATCTTGAAATTTATTCTAATAACAATTCACTATTTGTTCATCAAGCGGAATTTGTTACAATGGATACAGAAGAATATCCAAAAATTACAGAATATTTACCTATTGAAGTTTGTAAATATAATTCAGATAATTTTTCTAAAGCACTAGAAAAAACTAAATTTTCAGCATATCAAACTGCTGACAATTTAGCTCTTAACTGTGTAAGAGTAATTTTTTCACAAGAGAAAACAGAATTTGTATCAACTGATTCTTATAGATTAACTTATTTAAAAGAAACAGTAAAAGCTATTATGAATAAAGAGTTTTCTATTCCTTTAGAAAGTGTAAATGCTCTTATGAAACTTTTAAAGGATATTGATAAGGAAGTAACTGTTGGATTCAGCGATAAATACTTACTTTTCACATGGGAAAACAACTACTATGCAACTAGAATAATAGAATTACCTTATCCTGATTTTAATCAAATTTTAGGTTATGATAGTTTTGATAAATTCCTTGAATTTAATACTTCAGAATATAAAAGTGCTTTAAAAAAAGTTCTTACTGTTGCAAGAACAAGTTATGATAAAAAATATGGAGCTATCTTTGATTTCAAAGGTAAAATGTTAAAAATAGAATCTCAGTCAGGAAGAGGGAAGACAGTTCAAAAGGTTAATATGTTAAAGGATGGAGAAGATTTTAAAGGTTCTTTAAATATTAAATTTATATTAGAATTTTTAAATAATATATCTAAAAATCTTGTTATAAAAGCAACTAATTCATCTTCTATGTTTAAAATGGAAGAGTTTGAAAATGAAGATTATATATATATCTTAATGCCACTTGCTCTTAGAGATTAA
- a CDS encoding M20 family metallo-hydrolase, translating into MLEEKIYNTLDKLGEITIEGEGVTRISFTKEHKKANKFIGDIMKENGLEVREDNAGNMIGEYFSKNKNAKTLVIGSHEDSVKNGGKYDGPLGIILPIISFGEYLKEEKELPYNVKIISFGDEEGIRFAMPFISSSVIAGTFDHKNLNRVGIYNKTLGEALKDFGGDPTRLNEDKIDDISDFLEIHIEQGPILFNENISLGIVNAIQGFKRYEVNIFGEAGHSGTIPMDMRYDAGVGASEIVYKLNELIRKKEKIVATVGKMKFLPGSENVIPSKATFSIDIRSLSEELLVSSMEEIEKLIQDVCKKLELTYSLKIKTENKPTLCNENIISKLKDSFIENELHPRIISSGAGHDAQEMSKVTNIGMIFVRCENGISHNPKESVSLSDINDCVKVLKSFFCRYFK; encoded by the coding sequence ATGCTTGAAGAAAAAATTTATAACACTTTAGATAAATTAGGAGAAATAACCATTGAAGGAGAAGGGGTTACTAGAATTTCTTTTACCAAAGAGCATAAAAAGGCTAATAAGTTTATTGGTGATATAATGAAGGAAAATGGATTAGAAGTAAGGGAAGATAACGCTGGAAATATGATAGGTGAATATTTTTCAAAAAATAAAAATGCAAAAACTCTAGTTATTGGATCCCATGAAGATAGTGTTAAAAATGGTGGAAAGTATGATGGACCTCTAGGAATAATTTTACCTATAATTTCTTTTGGTGAATATTTAAAGGAAGAAAAAGAACTACCTTATAATGTAAAGATAATTTCTTTTGGTGATGAAGAGGGAATCAGATTTGCAATGCCTTTTATAAGCAGTTCTGTTATCGCTGGAACATTTGACCATAAAAATTTAAATAGAGTAGGAATATATAACAAAACATTAGGAGAAGCCTTAAAAGATTTTGGAGGAGATCCAACTAGATTAAATGAAGATAAGATAGATGATATTTCTGATTTTTTAGAAATACATATAGAGCAAGGACCAATTCTTTTTAATGAAAATATTTCTCTTGGAATAGTAAATGCAATTCAAGGATTTAAAAGATATGAAGTGAATATATTTGGAGAAGCAGGACATTCAGGAACAATTCCAATGGATATGAGATATGACGCTGGAGTTGGAGCTAGTGAAATAGTATACAAATTAAATGAACTAATTAGAAAGAAAGAAAAAATAGTAGCTACAGTTGGAAAAATGAAATTTTTACCTGGTTCAGAAAATGTTATCCCAAGCAAAGCAACTTTTTCAATAGATATTAGATCTTTATCAGAAGAGCTATTAGTTTCTTCTATGGAAGAAATAGAAAAGCTAATACAAGATGTTTGCAAAAAATTAGAATTAACATATAGCTTAAAGATAAAAACAGAAAACAAACCAACTCTTTGTAATGAAAATATAATTTCAAAATTAAAAGATTCATTTATAGAAAATGAATTGCATCCTAGAATTATTTCTAGTGGAGCAGGACATGACGCACAAGAAATGTCAAAGGTCACAAATATTGGAATGATATTTGTAAGATGTGAAAATGGGATCAGTCACAATCCAAAAGAAAGTGTTTCTTTAAGTGATATCAATGATTGTGTGAAGGTTCTTAAAAGCTTCTTTTGCAGGTATTTTAAATAA
- a CDS encoding magnesium transporter CorA family protein, with translation MLQVIKTNDDFKLDYLYFRGEDSNKAIDPTILKEKNTWISLTDPDEEEILALQNILEIPEEHIKAALDEEEKSRLEIDGDILLLIIDVPLHSEGNKCSFTTLPLGIILLKDNIVTISTERFPLVDEFVKGRIKEFFTYKKTRFILQLLFRNTSYYLFYLRQIGRVSDVVESTLKKNMQNEELLLLLDLEKSLVYFKTSLKSNELVLDKIMRMQFVKKYPDDMELLDDVIIDTKQAIEMANIYSSILSGTRDAFSTIMSNNLNNVMKRLTSITVVLAIPTIISGIWGMNVSVPFARNNFGFGLVILLSIAISGFIAYWLNKNKML, from the coding sequence ATGTTACAAGTTATTAAAACTAATGATGATTTTAAGTTGGATTATCTTTACTTTAGAGGCGAAGATAGTAATAAAGCAATAGATCCAACGATTTTAAAAGAAAAAAATACATGGATATCTTTAACAGATCCAGATGAAGAAGAAATTTTAGCATTACAGAATATATTAGAAATACCAGAAGAACATATTAAAGCAGCGCTAGATGAAGAAGAAAAATCTCGTTTGGAGATTGACGGAGATATATTATTACTTATTATAGATGTCCCTCTTCATAGTGAAGGAAATAAATGTTCCTTTACAACACTACCTCTAGGAATTATTTTATTAAAAGATAATATTGTTACTATATCAACAGAGAGATTTCCTCTTGTAGATGAATTTGTAAAAGGAAGAATTAAAGAATTTTTTACTTATAAGAAAACAAGATTTATACTTCAACTTCTTTTTAGAAATACATCTTATTATTTGTTCTACTTGAGACAGATAGGTCGTGTAAGTGATGTTGTTGAATCTACATTAAAGAAAAATATGCAAAATGAAGAATTATTATTACTTTTAGATTTAGAGAAGAGTTTGGTTTATTTTAAAACTTCATTAAAATCAAATGAGCTAGTTTTAGATAAAATCATGAGAATGCAATTTGTAAAAAAATATCCAGATGATATGGAACTCTTAGATGACGTAATTATCGATACTAAACAGGCCATAGAAATGGCAAATATTTATTCTAGTATCTTGAGTGGTACAAGAGATGCTTTTTCAACAATTATGTCAAATAACTTGAATAATGTAATGAAAAGACTAACATCAATCACAGTTGTTCTAGCGATACCTACTATCATATCAGGGATTTGGGGAATGAATGTTTCTGTTCCATTCGCAAGAAATAATTTTGGTTTTGGTTTAGTGATACTTTTATCAATTGCTATAAGTGGATTTATTGCATACTGGTTAAATAAAAACAAAATGTTATAA
- a CDS encoding extracellular solute-binding protein, giving the protein MFKKGLLKYLSKSLLIGSLSLGLISCMGSNENTNSTEKKLSNKNVVHLYSWAEYIPPEVFDNFEKETGIKVIEDIYSTNEEMFTKLRSGATGYDIALPSPDYVEIMMKENMLEKIDKNKISTFKNLDNNMMKKLRSFDKNNEYAIPYAISATVIAVNTKYVKDFPRNYDIYEMESLRGRMTLLDDLKENIIAALAYEGYPQTTTDKEAFKKAEERLFKWRKNLAKFDSDSFGKNFASEDFLVVQGYAENIYFELSDEQIEHTEFFIPENAGSFSIDSFVILKSAPNKENAYKFIEYIHRPEVYKLVADYLMLPCINVPARKLVEEDPIFTIEALKDAALLRDTSKTLDMQNEVWENVKMRN; this is encoded by the coding sequence ATGTTTAAAAAAGGTTTATTAAAATATTTGTCTAAATCACTTTTAATAGGAAGTTTATCTTTAGGTCTTATTTCTTGTATGGGTTCTAATGAAAATACAAATTCTACAGAGAAAAAACTATCTAATAAAAATGTGGTTCATTTATATTCTTGGGCTGAATATATTCCCCCTGAAGTTTTTGATAATTTTGAAAAAGAAACTGGTATAAAAGTAATTGAAGATATATATTCTACAAATGAAGAGATGTTTACAAAACTTAGGTCTGGAGCAACTGGATATGATATTGCCCTTCCTTCTCCTGATTATGTGGAAATTATGATGAAAGAAAATATGCTTGAAAAGATCGATAAAAATAAAATATCTACTTTTAAAAATTTAGATAATAATATGATGAAAAAATTAAGATCTTTTGATAAAAATAATGAATATGCTATTCCCTACGCAATTAGCGCTACGGTAATAGCTGTTAACACTAAATATGTTAAAGATTTTCCTAGAAATTATGATATATATGAAATGGAAAGTTTACGTGGAAGAATGACTCTTTTAGATGATTTAAAAGAAAATATTATAGCTGCCCTTGCCTATGAGGGATATCCTCAAACTACTACAGACAAAGAAGCTTTTAAAAAAGCTGAAGAGAGACTTTTTAAATGGAGAAAAAATCTAGCAAAATTTGATTCTGATTCCTTTGGAAAGAACTTTGCTTCTGAAGATTTTTTAGTAGTACAAGGTTATGCGGAAAATATATATTTTGAACTTTCAGATGAACAAATAGAACATACAGAATTTTTCATACCTGAAAATGCTGGAAGTTTTTCCATAGATTCATTTGTTATTTTAAAGTCAGCCCCAAATAAAGAAAATGCATATAAGTTTATTGAATATATTCATAGACCTGAAGTTTATAAATTAGTAGCTGATTATTTAATGCTACCTTGTATAAATGTCCCAGCAAGAAAATTAGTTGAGGAAGATCCAATCTTTACAATTGAAGCCTTAAAGGACGCTGCTCTTTTAAGAGATACAAGTAAAACTTTAGATATGCAAAATGAAGTTTGGGAAAATGTGAAAATGAGAAATTAG
- a CDS encoding SufD family Fe-S cluster assembly protein has translation MLDNVDKELLEKIADLHEVPTGAYNIRKNGGGESRKTTANIDIINKTDKPGIDIIIKPNTVNESVHIPVILSKEGLNDMVYNTFEVGANSDVVIIAGCGIHSCGTQNSEHSGVHEFFVRENAKMKYVEKHYGDGNGSGERIMNPKTFIEAFDNSVIELEMDQIKGIDSTIRDTEIILHKNAKLIITERLLTDGEQKAESNIIVTLEGEDSSAQIISRSVAQGNSVQNFNMELIGKHKSRGHIQCDSIITGNAKVSSSPRISAIHSEAELIHEATVGRIASDQLTKLMTIGINEEEAEEIIIKGFLG, from the coding sequence ATGTTAGATAATGTTGATAAAGAACTTTTAGAGAAAATCGCAGACTTACACGAAGTGCCTACAGGTGCTTATAATATAAGAAAAAATGGTGGTGGTGAATCTAGAAAAACTACTGCTAATATAGACATCATAAATAAAACAGATAAACCTGGTATTGATATTATAATCAAACCAAATACAGTAAATGAAAGTGTTCATATTCCTGTAATTCTTTCTAAGGAAGGGTTAAATGATATGGTTTATAATACTTTTGAAGTTGGAGCTAACTCTGATGTTGTTATTATAGCTGGATGTGGAATTCATAGCTGTGGTACACAAAACTCAGAACATAGTGGTGTTCATGAATTTTTCGTTAGAGAAAATGCTAAAATGAAATATGTTGAAAAACATTATGGAGATGGAAATGGAAGTGGAGAAAGAATTATGAATCCTAAAACTTTCATAGAAGCTTTTGATAATAGTGTTATTGAATTAGAAATGGATCAAATCAAAGGAATAGACTCTACTATAAGAGATACTGAAATTATTTTACATAAAAATGCTAAATTAATAATTACAGAAAGACTTTTAACTGATGGAGAACAAAAAGCAGAATCTAATATAATTGTTACTTTAGAAGGAGAAGATTCTTCTGCACAGATTATATCTCGTTCTGTTGCACAAGGAAATTCTGTTCAAAACTTCAATATGGAGTTAATCGGAAAACATAAATCTAGAGGACATATTCAATGTGATTCTATCATAACTGGAAATGCTAAAGTTTCTTCTTCTCCTAGGATTTCTGCTATTCATTCTGAAGCAGAACTTATCCATGAGGCTACTGTTGGAAGAATTGCATCTGATCAATTAACTAAATTAATGACAATAGGAATAAATGAAGAAGAAGCTGAAGAAATTATCATAAAAGGATTCTTAGGATAA
- a CDS encoding ATP-binding cassette domain-containing protein, with amino-acid sequence MAVLSLNNVHLTMNDELGKNKILDDVSLSFDPKKIYVITGPNGGGKSTLAKYIMGIKQGEEGKIALNGEDITDLNIVERSKKGIGYAFQTPARFKGLKVKKLLELSKGEGEKNIYKALKDVGLCPEDYLERTMDGSFSGGEIKRVEIASVLIRDLKVAVFDEPEAGIDLWSFQRMTETFKELNQNTDTCIIIISHQERIMALADEIIVLDKGKVIERTTNKKFLESMTHGKDSCKKCCSL; translated from the coding sequence ATGGCAGTTTTGTCATTAAACAACGTTCATCTTACTATGAATGATGAATTAGGAAAAAATAAAATATTAGATGATGTTTCTTTATCTTTTGATCCAAAGAAAATATATGTTATTACAGGACCAAATGGTGGAGGAAAATCTACATTAGCAAAATATATTATGGGAATTAAGCAAGGAGAAGAGGGAAAAATTGCTCTTAACGGTGAAGATATCACTGATCTTAACATTGTAGAGAGAAGTAAAAAAGGAATTGGATATGCTTTTCAAACTCCAGCTAGATTCAAAGGTTTAAAAGTTAAAAAATTACTTGAACTTTCAAAGGGAGAGGGAGAGAAAAATATATATAAAGCTTTAAAAGACGTTGGACTTTGTCCTGAAGATTATCTTGAAAGAACTATGGATGGAAGTTTCTCTGGTGGAGAAATAAAGAGAGTTGAAATAGCTTCTGTTCTAATTAGAGATTTAAAAGTAGCTGTTTTTGATGAGCCTGAAGCAGGAATAGATTTATGGAGTTTCCAAAGAATGACTGAAACTTTTAAAGAATTAAATCAAAATACAGACACTTGTATCATTATAATTTCTCACCAAGAACGTATTATGGCCCTTGCAGACGAAATTATTGTACTAGATAAAGGAAAAGTAATAGAGAGAACAACAAATAAAAAATTCTTAGAAAGCATGACTCATGGAAAAGATTCGTGCAAAAAATGTTGTAGCTTATAA
- the dinB gene encoding DNA polymerase IV — MNKTIVHFDMDSFYASIEIRDNKKYKNRPLVVAGGVVTTASYEAREFGIHSAMSTYEAKKLCPNLVIVPVNKKKYAYESNRIHELVLKITHKIEFIALDEGYIDMTDIIHNYDSIEKFCDIFRKRIFEITGLTCSVGIGFNKLTAKIASDINKPGGQYVFKNEEDFINYMKDKSIRKIQGVGKKFEKLLNKDNIYKVEDILKYTYNELITKYGQSRGQLLYLSARGIDHREVKYNRPTHSIGNESTFSFPISTEEEIAKNIDDIYNKSFNRLIKKNFLVHTVSIKVRYDNMKTISKSKTINIPTKDKEFLRFLVDELLESIDFTNTKIRLLGISFKNLVKEETRQLKLKMTR; from the coding sequence ATGAATAAAACAATAGTTCATTTTGATATGGATTCTTTCTATGCTTCCATAGAGATAAGAGACAATAAAAAATATAAAAATAGACCCCTAGTTGTTGCTGGGGGAGTTGTTACAACAGCTAGTTATGAAGCTAGAGAATTTGGTATTCATTCTGCAATGTCTACTTATGAAGCAAAGAAACTTTGCCCAAATCTTGTAATTGTTCCTGTAAATAAGAAAAAATATGCCTATGAATCAAATAGAATTCATGAACTTGTTTTAAAAATAACTCATAAAATTGAATTTATAGCTCTTGATGAAGGATATATAGATATGACTGATATTATTCATAATTATGATTCTATAGAAAAATTTTGTGATATTTTTAGAAAAAGAATATTTGAAATAACTGGCTTAACTTGTTCTGTTGGAATTGGATTTAATAAGCTTACGGCTAAGATAGCAAGCGATATTAATAAACCAGGAGGGCAATACGTCTTTAAAAATGAAGAAGATTTCATTAATTACATGAAAGATAAATCAATTAGAAAGATACAAGGAGTTGGAAAGAAATTTGAAAAGCTTTTGAATAAAGATAATATTTATAAAGTAGAAGATATTTTAAAATATACATATAATGAACTTATAACAAAATATGGCCAATCTAGAGGACAACTTCTATATTTATCCGCTAGAGGCATTGATCATAGAGAGGTTAAATATAATAGACCTACTCATTCAATAGGAAATGAATCCACCTTTTCTTTCCCCATATCAACTGAAGAGGAAATAGCTAAAAATATAGATGATATTTATAATAAAAGTTTTAATAGACTTATAAAGAAGAATTTTCTTGTTCACACTGTTTCTATAAAAGTAAGATATGATAATATGAAAACTATCAGTAAATCAAAGACAATTAATATTCCAACTAAAGATAAGGAATTTTTAAGGTTCTTAGTTGACGAGCTTCTAGAAAGCATTGATTTCACTAACACGAAAATCAGACTTCTTGGAATTTCTTTTAAAAATTTAGTCAAAGAAGAGACTAGACAATTAAAATTAAAAATGACCCGTTGA
- a CDS encoding N-acetyltransferase, with amino-acid sequence MNIVIRHEEEKDFYKVEELARESFYNLYFPGCEEHLVINKMRNHRDYIKNLSYILEIDGKIIGGIFYTKSRIIGKDNKIVETISFGPVFIKPGYQRQGFGKKLIEYSIKEAKKEGYRAILTLGYPHHYKPYGFLGGKNYNVSMEDGKFYVGLLVLPLYKDALKNISGYASFSDVFNISREELDEFDKNFPEKKKVVLESQKEFEIACSMTE; translated from the coding sequence ATGAATATAGTGATTAGACATGAAGAAGAAAAAGATTTTTATAAGGTTGAAGAGTTAGCTAGAGAATCTTTTTATAATCTTTATTTTCCTGGTTGTGAAGAACATTTAGTAATAAATAAAATGAGAAATCATCGGGATTATATAAAAAATCTATCTTATATATTAGAAATAGACGGAAAAATTATTGGAGGAATATTTTATACTAAATCTAGGATTATAGGAAAAGATAATAAAATAGTTGAAACTATTTCTTTTGGTCCGGTATTTATAAAGCCAGGGTATCAAAGACAAGGTTTTGGAAAAAAATTAATAGAATATTCTATTAAGGAAGCTAAAAAAGAAGGTTATAGAGCAATATTAACGTTGGGTTATCCTCATCACTATAAACCTTATGGATTTTTAGGAGGGAAAAATTATAATGTTTCCATGGAAGATGGGAAATTTTATGTTGGATTATTAGTGCTTCCTTTATATAAAGATGCCCTAAAAAATATTTCAGGTTATGCTAGTTTTTCAGATGTTTTTAATATTTCTAGGGAAGAATTAGATGAATTTGATAAAAATTTTCCTGAAAAAAAGAAAGTTGTTTTGGAAAGTCAAAAGGAATTTGAAATTGCTTGTAGTATGACTGAATAG
- a CDS encoding NAD(P)-dependent oxidoreductase: MKKILLTGGDGFFCSRFKKEYENKYEIISTNRKSLDVTNKENVLKIFEKYRPDYVIHGAAIAVTDFCNDNPKIAYNINVEGALNVGKACKKIGAKLIFLSSEQVFNGNRESGPYSEEDKAFPNTVYGENKLEAENLLKDIIPEMWIIRFTWLFGLPERNLKTSENILWGTFKNLLKRERILASPNEFRGMTYVYEIIEEFPKIFNIPYGTYHLGSTNNLSRYDIVKLILNRLGNKNIEGILIKDNKYSNNKRDIRLDTSKASEFGIKFTDTDKIIEKVISDLKI; the protein is encoded by the coding sequence ATGAAAAAAATTCTTTTAACAGGTGGAGATGGATTTTTTTGCTCAAGATTTAAAAAAGAATATGAAAATAAGTATGAGATAATATCAACTAATAGAAAAAGTTTAGATGTTACAAATAAAGAAAATGTTTTAAAAATATTTGAAAAATATAGACCTGATTATGTTATTCACGGAGCAGCTATAGCTGTTACAGATTTTTGTAATGATAATCCTAAGATAGCTTATAATATAAATGTTGAGGGAGCTTTAAATGTTGGAAAAGCATGTAAAAAAATTGGAGCAAAACTTATATTTTTAAGTTCTGAGCAAGTTTTTAATGGAAATAGAGAAAGTGGTCCTTACAGTGAAGAAGATAAAGCTTTTCCAAATACAGTTTATGGTGAAAATAAGTTAGAAGCTGAAAACTTACTTAAAGACATAATTCCTGAGATGTGGATAATTAGATTCACTTGGCTATTTGGACTTCCTGAAAGAAACTTAAAAACATCAGAAAATATTTTATGGGGTACTTTTAAAAATCTTTTGAAGAGGGAAAGAATATTAGCTAGTCCAAATGAATTTAGGGGAATGACCTATGTATATGAAATAATAGAAGAATTTCCAAAAATATTTAATATTCCTTACGGGACTTATCATTTAGGTTCAACTAATAATCTTAGTAGGTATGACATAGTTAAGTTAATTTTAAATAGATTAGGAAATAAAAATATAGAGGGGATTTTAATTAAAGATAATAAATATTCTAATAATAAGAGAGATATTAGACTAGATACATCTAAAGCTTCTGAATTTGGAATTAAATTTACTGACACAGATAAAATTATTGAAAAAGTTATATCAGATTTAAAAATATAA
- a CDS encoding VOC family protein, translating to MKIEHIAIWTKDIEKMKKFYCEFFKGESNAIYINEKKGFKSYFIKFSDGCRLELMNSININETTSNLTFGIAHIAFVVGDKNKVNEMTEFFRSNNIEIVGEPRVTGDGYYESVILDPEGNTIELVANK from the coding sequence ATGAAAATAGAGCATATCGCAATTTGGACTAAAGATATTGAAAAAATGAAAAAATTTTACTGTGAATTTTTTAAAGGGGAATCTAATGCTATATATATCAATGAAAAAAAAGGTTTTAAATCTTATTTCATTAAATTTTCAGATGGCTGTAGACTAGAATTAATGAATTCTATAAATATAAATGAAACAACTAGTAATCTAACTTTTGGAATTGCACATATTGCCTTTGTTGTAGGAGATAAAAACAAAGTAAATGAAATGACTGAGTTTTTTAGATCTAATAATATAGAAATAGTTGGTGAACCTAGAGTTACAGGAGATGGGTATTACGAAAGCGTTATACTTGATCCTGAAGGAAATACTATTGAGCTTGTTGCAAATAAATAA